The following are from one region of the Salvia hispanica cultivar TCC Black 2014 chromosome 1, UniMelb_Shisp_WGS_1.0, whole genome shotgun sequence genome:
- the LOC125196780 gene encoding uncharacterized protein LOC125196780, whose protein sequence is MTDKIKQWPSKTLSLAGRLELITSVLQGVEAYRLQEGGLGIRNLKAWNSALHAKILWNIHSKKDSLWIRWIHSEFIGNGSIWEWTAHKKRDSMLIKKLLSIRDEMLGRCTRDEIIALWSKWFEGKGVHEAYDWFRPRGGLSTRDRLHYMENLDSTCQICRREEESVDHLFFKCLKSWAVWGKIMLWLGIARRSTTIRSVIKWAGRHIRGSQIVQMAKRIALMASVAIIWRT, encoded by the exons ATGAcggacaaaataaaacaatggCCAAGTAAGACTCTCTCTTTAGCTGGGCGCTTGGAACTGATTACATCTGTCTTGCAGGGCGTGGAAGCTTACAGGCTTCAA GAAGGAGGCTTGGGAATCAGAAACCTCAAGGCTTGGAACTCGGCGCTTCATGCCAAGATCCTTTGGAACATTCACTCAAAGAAGGACTCTCTCTGGATTCGGTGGATTCACTCAGAATTTATTGGGAATGGTTCTATTTGGGAGTGGACGGCACACAAGAAGAGGGATTCCATGCTCATCAAGAAACTTTTATCCATTCGGGATGAGATGTTGGGCAGGTGCACTAGAGACGAGATCATTGCACTATGGAGCAAATGGTTTGAGGGAAAAGGGGTCCATGAGGCCTATGACTGGTTTAGGCCGAGAG GAGGCCTTTCCACACGTGATCGCCTCCACTACATGGAGAATTTGGACAGCACTTGTCAGATTTGCCGCCGTGAGGAGGAATCAGTGGATCATCTTTTCTTCAAGTGCCTAAAGTCTTGGGCAGTTTGGGGTAAGATCATGCTCTGGCTTGGCATTGCGAGGAGATCGACGACGATTAGGAGTGTCATCAAATGGGCAGGACGGCATATTAGAGGATCACAGATTGTTCAGATGGCAAAGAGGATTGCTCTCATGGCTTCAGTAGCGATCATTTGGAGGACTTAG